The following proteins are co-located in the Haloplanus sp. HW8-1 genome:
- a CDS encoding tryptophan--tRNA ligase has product MTRDTADDADGVDGEDRRSSVETTPATDGGKDTASGADDVALDPWGSSTVSDYRKLFDEFGIEAFDEVLSEVPEPHYLMRRGVIFGHRDYRSVARALRAGEDAAVLSGFMPTGDPHIGHKLVFDEIIWHQERGADAYGLIADLEAHSARGLSWDEIDDHARDYLLSLLALGFDPEDGELYRQSTNREVQDLAFELGSNARFAEFEGIYGFDGETSVSHMQSVVTQMADILYPQLEEPKPTVIPVGPDQDPHMRLARDVAARMRYFKVTEAYASFEAEAAERDHLAAAYAALEDDREVVRCADAADWLDAEMTPDAVRDAAIEKLRSAGKEPLRPRVRFLDRNATDEAFDALIEAVPGEKRRYDEHVDAFEMDREAAEELAREVEVDNGGYGFRPPSSIYHRFMTGLTGGKMSSSVPASHISLLDDPEDGYDKVRAATTGGRETAAKQRELGGEADECPVYELYAYLLAGDDDEFATEVYEECVGGERLCGGCKEQAAELMREFLEDHQEKRAEMEAVLDDLDLDLDSERRGVAGDEH; this is encoded by the coding sequence ATGACACGAGACACTGCGGACGACGCCGACGGAGTCGACGGCGAGGACCGACGGTCCTCGGTCGAGACGACCCCCGCCACCGACGGGGGGAAGGACACCGCCAGCGGCGCGGACGACGTGGCGCTCGACCCCTGGGGCTCCTCGACCGTCTCCGACTACCGCAAACTGTTCGACGAGTTCGGTATCGAGGCCTTCGACGAGGTGCTAAGCGAGGTCCCCGAACCCCACTACCTGATGCGTCGGGGCGTCATCTTCGGGCACCGCGACTACCGTTCCGTCGCCCGCGCGCTCCGGGCGGGCGAGGACGCCGCCGTCCTCTCGGGCTTCATGCCCACGGGCGACCCCCACATCGGCCACAAACTCGTCTTCGACGAGATCATCTGGCACCAGGAGCGCGGCGCCGACGCCTACGGCCTGATCGCCGACCTCGAAGCCCACAGCGCCCGCGGCCTCTCGTGGGACGAGATCGACGACCACGCCCGCGACTACCTGCTCTCCCTGCTCGCCCTTGGCTTCGATCCCGAGGACGGCGAACTCTACCGGCAGTCCACGAATCGGGAGGTGCAGGATCTGGCCTTCGAACTCGGCTCGAACGCCCGCTTCGCCGAGTTCGAGGGGATCTACGGCTTCGACGGCGAAACCTCCGTCTCACACATGCAGTCGGTCGTCACCCAGATGGCCGACATCCTCTACCCCCAACTGGAGGAGCCGAAGCCGACGGTCATCCCCGTCGGCCCGGATCAGGATCCGCACATGCGCCTCGCGCGGGACGTGGCCGCCCGGATGCGCTACTTCAAGGTGACCGAGGCGTACGCCTCCTTCGAGGCCGAGGCCGCCGAGCGTGACCACCTCGCGGCCGCCTACGCCGCCCTCGAAGACGACCGGGAGGTCGTCCGCTGTGCGGACGCGGCCGACTGGCTGGACGCGGAGATGACGCCCGACGCCGTCCGCGACGCGGCGATCGAGAAGCTCCGGTCCGCGGGGAAGGAGCCGCTCCGCCCCCGCGTGCGCTTCCTCGACCGCAACGCCACCGACGAGGCCTTCGACGCCCTGATCGAGGCGGTGCCGGGCGAGAAGCGCCGCTACGACGAACACGTCGACGCCTTCGAGATGGACCGCGAGGCGGCCGAGGAACTCGCCCGCGAGGTGGAGGTCGACAACGGCGGCTACGGCTTCCGTCCCCCGTCGTCGATCTATCACCGGTTCATGACCGGGCTGACCGGCGGGAAGATGTCCTCCTCCGTCCCTGCCTCCCACATCTCCCTGCTCGACGACCCCGAGGACGGCTACGACAAGGTGAGGGCGGCGACGACGGGCGGCCGCGAGACGGCGGCGAAACAGCGCGAACTCGGCGGCGAGGCAGATGAGTGTCCCGTCTACGAGCTGTACGCCTACCTGCTGGCGGGCGACGACGACGAGTTCGCCACCGAAGTGTACGAGGAGTGTGTCGGCGGCGAACGCCTCTGTGGCGGCTGTAAGGAGCAGGCCGCCGAACTCATGCGGGAGTTCCTCGAAGACCACCAGGAGAAACGCGCGGAGATGGAGGCCGTCCTTGACGATCTGGACCTCGACCTCGACTCGGAGCGCCGGGGCGTCGCCGGCGACGAACACTGA
- a CDS encoding Sjogren's syndrome/scleroderma autoantigen 1 family protein encodes MTDAIRAFAGDCTVETDDRTHRGRVLVLVKPDRTVLVHDADGYQPVAWLTRADAVTVETDGPGFGLTARLDDRTLRVTADRIRKSVYKVTEAGVPVGTSPDTGGPLVRTGGAVVDVADDVRYPLVAGATVLDAACPDCGLPRMRVERGAAVEVCIDRDCDPLDDAVRDRFDRAWTCPDCGSDLRIIRRNGRLLAGCDAYPDCETAFTVPSGVVVEDCPCGLPVFETATGRRCLDGTCDRWSG; translated from the coding sequence GTGACCGACGCCATCCGCGCTTTCGCCGGCGACTGCACCGTCGAGACCGACGACCGAACCCACCGCGGTCGCGTCCTCGTCCTCGTCAAACCCGACCGCACCGTCCTCGTCCACGACGCCGACGGCTACCAGCCGGTGGCGTGGCTCACCCGTGCCGACGCGGTCACCGTCGAAACCGACGGGCCGGGGTTCGGCCTCACCGCCCGCCTCGACGACCGCACGTTGCGGGTGACCGCCGACCGGATCCGGAAGTCGGTCTACAAGGTCACCGAGGCGGGGGTACCGGTGGGCACCAGCCCCGACACCGGCGGCCCGCTGGTTCGGACGGGCGGGGCGGTCGTCGACGTGGCCGACGACGTCCGGTACCCGCTGGTCGCGGGCGCGACCGTCCTCGATGCCGCGTGTCCGGACTGTGGCCTGCCGCGCATGCGCGTCGAGCGGGGTGCCGCGGTCGAGGTGTGCATCGACCGCGACTGTGACCCCCTCGACGACGCCGTCCGCGACCGGTTCGACCGGGCCTGGACCTGCCCGGACTGCGGGTCGGATCTGCGGATCATCCGCCGCAACGGCCGTCTGCTCGCGGGCTGTGACGCCTACCCCGACTGCGAGACGGCCTTTACCGTCCCGTCCGGCGTCGTCGTCGAGGACTGCCCCTGTGGCCTGCCGGTCTTCGAGACGGCGACCGGGCGGCGGTGTCTGGACGGCACCTGCGACCGGTGGTCGGGGTGA
- a CDS encoding phenylalanine--tRNA ligase subunit alpha: MQLPESQVAVLEAASATEQRTIEQVSEETGLDPATVTGAAFDLDDAGLIAVSTDETVSHAVTEEGATYAEAGLPEVRLYRAALAAGADEEPVSMGTVIGMADLGDAIDIALANYARKGYGEVESGEITADPDRDPDADPEAAALNVLAEGDDDPETHADADALDQLVRRGLVERSERTVRSITLTDAGVTALMEGVEVAETVDRLTPEMLASGEWRDVAFADYNVEADAPETRGGTVHILRQTAERVKDTLVGMGFREMDGPHADAEFWINDCLFMPQDHPARTHWDQFALDVPPMEEIPEDLIERVRSAHLEGVGEDGQGYHSPWTEAVAREVDLRGHTTSLSMRYLSGHEIGDLDPPERFFSVEKVYRNDTLDPTHLLEFFQIEGWVMAEDLSVRDLMGTFEEFYRQFGITDLQFKPHYNPYTEPSFELFGEHPETGELIEIGNSGMFREEVLRPLGVDCDVMAWGLALERLLMLMYGFDDIRDVHGTLCDLDLLRNTEVLH; this comes from the coding sequence ATGCAACTCCCGGAATCACAGGTCGCGGTGTTGGAAGCCGCGAGCGCGACGGAGCAACGGACGATCGAACAGGTGAGCGAGGAGACGGGGCTCGACCCGGCGACGGTGACGGGTGCGGCCTTCGACCTCGACGATGCGGGGCTGATCGCCGTCTCGACCGACGAGACGGTGTCGCACGCCGTCACCGAGGAGGGCGCGACCTACGCCGAGGCGGGGCTGCCAGAGGTGCGACTCTACCGCGCCGCCCTCGCGGCCGGCGCCGACGAGGAGCCCGTCTCGATGGGGACGGTCATCGGGATGGCCGACCTCGGCGACGCCATCGACATCGCGCTGGCGAACTACGCGCGCAAGGGCTACGGCGAGGTCGAGTCGGGAGAGATCACCGCCGATCCCGACCGGGACCCGGACGCCGATCCCGAGGCCGCTGCCCTGAACGTCCTCGCCGAGGGCGACGACGATCCGGAGACGCACGCAGATGCGGACGCCCTCGACCAACTCGTGCGTCGCGGCCTCGTCGAGCGAAGCGAGCGGACCGTCCGCTCGATCACGCTCACGGACGCGGGCGTCACCGCGCTGATGGAGGGCGTCGAGGTCGCGGAGACGGTCGACCGCCTCACCCCCGAGATGCTCGCCTCCGGCGAGTGGCGGGACGTGGCGTTTGCGGACTACAACGTCGAGGCCGACGCGCCCGAGACCCGCGGCGGCACGGTCCACATCCTGCGTCAGACCGCCGAGCGCGTGAAGGACACGCTCGTCGGCATGGGCTTTCGGGAGATGGACGGCCCCCACGCCGACGCGGAGTTCTGGATCAACGACTGCCTGTTCATGCCCCAGGACCACCCGGCCCGCACCCACTGGGACCAGTTCGCGCTGGACGTGCCGCCGATGGAAGAGATTCCCGAGGACCTCATCGAACGCGTCCGTTCGGCCCACCTGGAGGGCGTCGGCGAGGACGGGCAGGGCTACCACTCCCCGTGGACCGAGGCGGTCGCCCGCGAGGTCGACCTCCGGGGGCACACGACGTCGCTGTCGATGCGCTACCTGTCGGGTCACGAGATCGGCGACCTCGACCCGCCCGAACGCTTCTTCAGCGTCGAGAAGGTGTACCGCAACGACACGCTCGATCCGACGCACCTGCTGGAGTTCTTCCAGATCGAGGGCTGGGTGATGGCCGAGGATCTCTCGGTGCGTGACCTGATGGGCACCTTCGAGGAGTTCTACCGGCAGTTCGGCATCACCGACCTGCAGTTCAAGCCCCACTACAACCCCTACACCGAACCGAGCTTCGAACTGTTCGGCGAGCATCCCGAGACGGGCGAGTTGATCGAGATCGGCAACAGCGGGATGTTCCGCGAGGAGGTCCTCCGACCGCTCGGCGTCGACTGCGACGTGATGGCCTGGGGGCTCGCCCTGGAGCGACTGCTCATGCTCATGTACGGCTTCGACGACATCCGCGACGTCCACGGGACGCTCTGTGATCTGGACCTCCTGCGGAACACGGAGGTGCTGCACTGA
- the endA gene encoding tRNA-intron lyase encodes MQGTFEDGVVRVGGDARQRFYDARGYGRPLSGNRIELAPVEAAHLLFRGDLGAVVAGDERLDFRSFLVATDTALTFVVYKDLRDRGFYLSPARGGWVDDPGGADFVVYPRGSGPEDDAVAHRLRVAGERETIPAATLGDVTLAVVDEEGELTYLETGRPDAAGGADGSGERYDPPDGLDAALLADRAVVWAPPDALHDRGFYGQRLHGRNAETGPLQLSLVEAAYLARRGALDLAEPRVVERGRAVEGERFDRRLRTYAALRAAGSVPKSGFKFGADFRTYDTFTTVSEMDHSARLIRVVAPDHTFLPRDLSLDVRLAGGVRKRMVFALTDVNEGIDWLSVARLTP; translated from the coding sequence ATGCAGGGGACCTTCGAGGACGGCGTCGTCCGCGTCGGGGGCGACGCCAGACAGCGCTTCTACGACGCCCGCGGCTACGGGCGGCCGCTCTCCGGTAACCGGATCGAACTCGCCCCCGTCGAGGCCGCTCACCTCCTCTTTCGGGGCGACCTGGGCGCCGTCGTCGCCGGCGACGAGCGGCTCGATTTCCGATCCTTCCTCGTCGCGACCGACACCGCCCTCACCTTCGTCGTGTACAAGGACCTGCGCGACCGGGGATTCTATCTCTCACCCGCTCGCGGGGGATGGGTCGACGACCCCGGGGGCGCGGACTTCGTGGTCTACCCACGGGGGAGTGGCCCCGAGGACGACGCCGTCGCACACCGGCTTCGGGTCGCCGGCGAACGCGAGACCATCCCCGCGGCGACCCTCGGCGACGTCACTCTCGCCGTCGTCGACGAGGAGGGCGAACTCACGTATCTGGAGACGGGCCGTCCGGACGCGGCGGGCGGGGCGGACGGCTCGGGCGAGCGGTACGACCCGCCGGACGGCCTCGACGCCGCCCTCCTCGCCGACCGGGCGGTGGTGTGGGCGCCGCCGGACGCCCTCCACGACCGCGGCTTCTACGGCCAGCGCCTCCACGGGCGAAACGCCGAGACCGGCCCCCTCCAACTGTCGCTGGTCGAGGCGGCCTACCTCGCCCGACGCGGCGCCCTCGACCTCGCCGAACCCCGCGTCGTCGAACGGGGTCGGGCCGTCGAGGGCGAGCGGTTCGACCGCCGACTTCGCACCTACGCGGCGCTCCGGGCGGCCGGGAGCGTCCCCAAAAGCGGGTTCAAGTTCGGTGCCGACTTCCGTACCTACGACACCTTCACCACGGTCTCGGAGATGGACCACTCCGCGCGCCTGATCCGCGTCGTCGCGCCCGACCACACCTTCCTCCCCCGCGACCTCTCGCTCGACGTCCGCCTCGCCGGCGGGGTCCGGAAACGAATGGTTTTTGCGCTGACCGACGTGAACGAGGGGATAGACTGGCTCTCGGTCGCCCGACTCACGCCCTAA